GTTTCGCCGCGAGGCGGTCGCCGACCTGCCCGAGGCGATCGACCGGCAATTCGGGAGCATGATCGACCGGTTCGTGGAATCGAACATGCACTTCTGGGAGGACGTGCAGGCGTTTCTGATCCGCCGCCAGCCGAGCGGCGAGGTGGCCCGAACGCGCTTCAGTTACGACCGGGCCTCGCTGCTGGAGGGCATTGCGGGCAGCGCGAGGGATCACCTGGAGAACACCACTGAGCAGGAATTGGCCCGGCGACTCTCGAAAGACGCCGAGGAAGCCATGATGGGCGCGATGGGCGGCCTGGCGGGCGGCTTGATCGGCGGCGTGAGCATCGGCGCGGTCATCGGCGCCACTGCGCTGGATTTTACCGGGGGCATCCTGGCGGGTCTGGCGCTGGGCAGCCTGGGCCTGTTTGTTCTGCCCAATAAACGCCTGCAAGCACACCGGCAGTTGCGGGAGAAAATCACGCAGCTCCGCGAGGCGCTGGAACGCATCGTGCGGCGCGAGTACGAACGCGAACAGGAGCGCGCCGACGCCCGGCTCAACGACGCCGTGAGCCCCTACACGCGCTTCACGCAGCAGGAGCAGACGCGCCTGCAAGACGCCGCCATGCGAACAGCCGACCTTCAAACACGCCTGAACGCGCTGAAAAACGAGATTCAAGCCCTGGCTTGAAGAAGGCGGCAACTTCTGGGGCGGGTCACCAGACCACAAACAACAAAAAAGCCCCGCCTGAAACGGGGTTTTCTCTGGTGGGCGGTGAGGGATTTGAACCCCCGACCCGTCGCTTGTAAGGCGCAGCCGTCGGCAATCCGTTATGGTCGTAAAAGTTTTCGGTGATGGAAATTTGCCGTCCTGCACGCGGGTCGTCTGGGTTGTATCTTTTCCTGGTTTCCTTCCTGGTCGCCTGAGTCCGCCACAAAATTGTGGCTGTATTGTGGCTGGCAATTTGAACTCCCCGATGGCCCAGTTGAACAGTTCGCATGATGTCGGGATTCGCCAAGTTCGATACGAACGGTGAATCCAGGGAAATCGTCCTGGGATTCGACCGGAGAGACCGGTCGTATGCGCCTTCGGCGGCTAGAAGAATCACTACGACGGCCTGGCCGCCACACGTCACGCGGCCTTCACCGACCATGAACGACAAATCCAGCCCAGTAGAACGGTTTCACGCCTGCCTGGAGTCGCTGAAGTTTCAGGTCGCCAAGGACTGTACCGGCATCCTCGCCTGTGCGGAACCAGGAACGGTAGAAATCCACCATCAGACGCTCGGTGCTGCGACTCTCCACCGACCACAGGGTCGTCATCGTCGCCCTTGCCCCTGCCAGAAAGGAGGCGGCGACAAAGCCGTACTGTCCCTCGTTGACGAGGGTCTGTCCCAGTCCCGATTGGCAAGTGGCCAGGTTGACCAGTTTCGTTCCCTGCAAGTTCAGACCTGCAAACTCGAACGCGGACAGAACACCCTGTCTTTCGGAAGAATCGAGGTCAGACGCTCCAGCCAGGAAAAGCACCGCTTGCTCCATCGGTTCACTTTCCGTAACACCAGGGGCCAAATCTGGACGGTCTTCAGCCTGTTGTATTCCATGAGTGGTGATATGGAGCATAGCCGGACTTTCAGGAGTTTGCAGAACCTGCTGAAGGGTCGAGCTACTGGCGGCGGCACCGAGAAAGGTGCTGGGCTGCAAACTGGCCAGGCTATGACGAATGCCGACGATCTGGGTGAACGTCGAGGGCAGGGGGGCCAAGACTGAAGGGTCGGCCACATGGCCCATGAGGGTCAGCCGGTCGGGTTCGAGTCGTGGCAGCCGATTCGTTTCGGACAGCAAGAGGCCGGGTTCGATAGTGTCACCAGGGTTACTCGGGCCTGGATGCTCCTGCAACCACCGACTCAGATCAGGGCAGACGGTGACTCCGGGAAGGTCAATCAGGCCGCCAGGTGATGGCTGAAGCAGGATGACTTTGGCCTCTGAGGGAACTTTCTGCGCCGGAAACAGTGTCCCGAGCAGTTCGTCGACGCTTTCGGCGGCAACCACCTCCCGTCTGGAAATTCCATAATCCGCTGTGGCTGCCGCCTGTAGTCCCAGTGCACCCTTCCATACTGCCACGGCCACCAAAGCATCGGTACCGGACGGTTGCACCTCCAGCAGGAGTTCATGGCTGTCCAGACGGTGTTCGATTTCATTCAGCAGGTCGAAACCCACGAACTTTGCGATTTCCGCCGGGTCAGCCTGGAAGGCAGGCCAGCCGATAAGGACTGGAGAACCGTCAGCCACCACGGAGTCCTGCTGCAAGCGGATGAGGTCACGCCCACAAGGAATCAGGGAAGGCCGACATTGTTCCAGCAGGAACTGGCCGCTTGTGGCATCGAACAGCAGGTCGAAAGGCAGGTCATGCAGTCCAGCATCGGGCGAGAGGACGACCTTGCCACCGAGTGGAACAGGGCCGATCAGCTTCTCGAACAACTGGGCGGCCCCCCCGGCTGATGCACGAAACACGTCCAGGTTGGCGGGCGCAGTGGGTTGAAGGTGCTGCTGGCAGTCCTGAATCAGAACGTCGATGCCGTCCTGTGGGCCGACCTCGAACAGTCGAACCGACCCGGAAGAAATGTGAAAGGCGAAGTAGGTGCCGTCCAGCAGCGCGTAATCCAGAAGTCCTGTATCGGACAGGCTGGCGAACAACTGCTTCAGGGTCACCTGTTGCAGATCGAAAACTTCTCGCGCCTCACCCCGGAGTGAGAGTTCAGCCGCCCGGTACTGGTGCAGCGTCTCCTGGAGAGCCTCCCCTGCCTCCGGTTCGTTTCTGAGTCGGCTCAGTCGGCGGCGTAAGGACTGCACTTCTTCAAACAGGGATTTCAAGGCAGGTTTCGACTCCACCAGTGTCCTGAGTCCCATGTCCAGTGCCGAGGCGCTTCCTTTGAAATTCAGCCACACCTCGTATGTGCTGTGCATCTGTGGTTGGATTTCCGGATGCTGACACTGCAGCCGCAGCAGCCGGGCCATAGCCCTCTCGCGCCGACGATTCAAGGAAGCGATGGCGGATTGCCCGGAGAGACTCATCACGGTCGGCAGTTGCTCCAGGTGACTGTTCAGGGCGCGGTGGAGGGTCTCTACGGCCAGGGATACCTCGCCGCGAGAGACGTACAGTTCACTCAGCAGTTCATCGCTGGCAATCCACATCTCGGGCGTCGCCAGTTCCCCCAGTGCCCTAAGCACATCACGACCCCTGAGAGCCGCCTCCCAGGCTTCCTGAAGGTCGTCGGTGGACAAAGCCAGGCGGGCCTGCCCCTGGTAGATGTCCACGAAGTTGGGATGAACCTTCTCGCCATACATCTGCTGCGAAAGGGCTAGAGCTTCCCGAAAATGCTCGGCTG
This portion of the Deinococcus fonticola genome encodes:
- a CDS encoding CHAT domain-containing tetratricopeptide repeat protein, with amino-acid sequence MVGTWNGLGTAATYQFQHLQAKEWYECALQMYRQLFGENVSVMVAGIYHNLGNVFAGLGRYEEAVQYYLDSLKIKEEVFKTDLHPDVLLTVEALGVTYREIEQLELAKQYSARAVTLAQAIHGDAPHLDTVAAMTSAAGLQEKVGNRDAAQALYRQALEMTVQYPGGAPLFEAALLHLRLAQLALAESERAGAAEHFREALALSQQMYGEKVHPNFVDIYQGQARLALSTDDLQEAWEAALRGRDVLRALGELATPEMWIASDELLSELYVSRGEVSLAVETLHRALNSHLEQLPTVMSLSGQSAIASLNRRRERAMARLLRLQCQHPEIQPQMHSTYEVWLNFKGSASALDMGLRTLVESKPALKSLFEEVQSLRRRLSRLRNEPEAGEALQETLHQYRAAELSLRGEAREVFDLQQVTLKQLFASLSDTGLLDYALLDGTYFAFHISSGSVRLFEVGPQDGIDVLIQDCQQHLQPTAPANLDVFRASAGGAAQLFEKLIGPVPLGGKVVLSPDAGLHDLPFDLLFDATSGQFLLEQCRPSLIPCGRDLIRLQQDSVVADGSPVLIGWPAFQADPAEIAKFVGFDLLNEIEHRLDSHELLLEVQPSGTDALVAVAVWKGALGLQAAATADYGISRREVVAAESVDELLGTLFPAQKVPSEAKVILLQPSPGGLIDLPGVTVCPDLSRWLQEHPGPSNPGDTIEPGLLLSETNRLPRLEPDRLTLMGHVADPSVLAPLPSTFTQIVGIRHSLASLQPSTFLGAAASSSTLQQVLQTPESPAMLHITTHGIQQAEDRPDLAPGVTESEPMEQAVLFLAGASDLDSSERQGVLSAFEFAGLNLQGTKLVNLATCQSGLGQTLVNEGQYGFVAASFLAGARATMTTLWSVESRSTERLMVDFYRSWFRTGEDAGTVLGDLKLQRLQAGVKPFYWAGFVVHGR